The Amycolatopsis japonica nucleotide sequence CGGCCGAACCGAGCATCTCGTAGGCGACGGTGAACAGCAGGTTCCGGTGGGCGACGAACGCCTCCGTGGCGGTGTCGGACATGGACTCGCTCCTGTTCTCGGTGACGCGTGGCCCCCACCAGACGCCGCGTCCCCCCGATTTCTGACACGCCGGAGCCGTGGCGCTCGTCACGCCCCGAGCCTGTCAGCGCGGCCGGGCCGTCGGCGTCTGGTGGTCGTCAAGTTCGGCACACGACCACGAAAGAGGACGAGATCATGGATTCCCGTTTCGACCTGAACGGCACCGAGCTCGGCGCCAAGCTCGGCAAGCGCTTCGCGAACGTCAGTGTCGGCATCAAGGGTTCATCCCTGCCCAAGGTCACCCAGGAACTGGTGTCGCTGCGGGCCAGCCAGCTCAACGGCTGCGGGTTCTGCGTCGACGCCCACGCCAAGGATCTGGCGGCCGCCGGGGAACCCGCGGTCCGCGTCAACCTGGTCGCCGCCTGGCGCGAATCGACGGTGTTCACCGAGGCCGAGCAGGCCGCGCTGGCGCTCGCGGAGGAGGGCAGCCGGATCGTCGACGCGCACCAGGGCGTCTCCGACGAGACCTGGGCCCTGGTGCGGAAGCACTACGACGACGATCAGGTCGCCGCGCTGGTCTACCTGGTCGCGATGATCAACGCCGCCAACCGGCTGCTCGTGATCACGCACACCAAAGGTGGCTCCTACCAGGCGGGCACGTTCGACGCGAACTGACGCCGAAGAGGCCCCAGGCGGACTGCCTGGGGCCTCTCCCGTTCACGACCTTCGCTAAGCGGCGACCATCTTCGGTGCGGAGATCGTCGTCCGCAGCGCGGGGCTCATCCGCGGCGGCGGCGAGATCCGCAGGTCGGCCAGGTCGTTGCCGATCAGCTCGGACACCAGCCTGCCGCCTTCGAGCTCGCCCGCTTCGGCGCTTTCCCGCTCCGGAGCGCGCCTCTTGCCCGCTTCGACCTTCTCGGCCACCGGGGCGACCTCGACGTTGTCCATCGCCGAGACGTCCGCCGCGACCTTGTGCAGGAGTTCGCCCAGCGGAAGGTCCAGGGCCTCGCAAATGGACGCCAGCAGCTCGCTGGACGCCTCCTTCTGCCCGCGCTCGACCTCGGACAGGTAACCGAGGCTCACCCTGGCGGCGCGGGAGATGTCCCGCAGCGTTCGACGCTGGTTCGTGCGGGCGTGTCGGAGCCGGTCGCCGATCGCCTCGCGCAACAGCACGGTCATCACGCGCCTCCCTTCCAGGACTGACTACCCCCTACGTTACCCAGAGCGGTGCCCTGGGCGCAGGTGTTGACACGGCAATACGCCAAGGGCGAACGCGGCGATCATGCGAGATGTTCCCCCAGCAGGGCGAACGCGCCGGAGACGGCACCGGCCCTGACCGAGGCTCGATCACCGCTCAAGTCCAGCGTACGGACGGTGAGGACGTCCGGCCCGGCGAGACCGACATGGACGGTGCCGGGAGCGACGCCGTCCTGGCCGTCCGGACCCGCGACGCCGGTCAGGCCGAGACCCCACGTGGCGCCGCACCGGTCCCTCGCGCCGGCGGCCAACTGCGCCGCGACCTCGGGATGCACGGCGCCCTGCGCGGCGAGGAGGTCTTCGTCGACCCCGGCCAGCTTCGCCTTGAGGTCGGTGGCGTAGACCACCAGCCCGCCGCGTACGACGGCACTCGATCCGGGGACCTCGGTCAGCGTCGCGCAGACCAGACCGGCGGTCAGCGACTCGGCCGTCGCCACCGTCTCCCCACGCCCGATCAGGTGAGTGATCAACGTCTCAGCATTCATGCGCCCGCGGCACGCCGTCCCGCCGCGCGCAGCCGGACCGCGCGTACGACGTAGTCGAGACCGGTCACGACGGTCAGCACCAGCGCGAGCCCCATCAGCACCCAGCGCACCGGCTCGGCCGACGCGGGCAGGGGCAGCAGGTACGCGGTGATGGCCGCGATCTGCGCGAGCGTCTTGGCCTTGCCGCCCCGGCTGGCCGGGATGACGCCGTGCCGGATCACCCAGAACCGCAGCAGGGTCACGCCGATCTCGCGGACCGCGATGACGATGGTGACCCACCAGCCCAGTTCACCGAGCACGCTCAAGCCGATCAGCGCGGCGCCGATCAGCGCCTTGTCGGCGATCGGGTCGGCGATCTTGCCGAAGTCGGTGATCAGCCCGTATTTGCGTGCGACCCAGCCGTCGACCTGGTCGGTGAACGACGCGATCGCGAACAGCGCGGTGGCGATCGCGCGCCAGAACGTGTCCTCCCCGTCGCCGGCGAACAGCGCCATCACGAACAGCGGCACCAGCACCAGCCGCGACATCGTGAGCAGGTTCGCCAGGTTCAGGGTCGGGACCGGGGTGGCCTCGGGTACCCGGGCGTGCTCACCGCCCGTCCCCTCACCGGCCCCGGCGTCGCTCGGGGCGGCATTCACCGGTCGGCCTCGGGCGGCGCGGGCCGCACGATCAGGTCGACACCCTCGGAGTCGACGACCTCACAGCGGACGAAGTCGCCCACCGCGAGCTGGGGCAGGTCTTCGGTCTCGACGAGGACGCATTCGCCGTCGACCTCGGGGGCCTGGTGCGCGGCGCGGCCGATCGGGTCCTCGCCGTCCTCCGCCTGCTCGATCAGGACGTCGACGAAATCCCCGATGCGGTCCTCGGCGCGCTGCGAGGTCAGCTCCTCGACCAGCGCGGAGATCCGCGCGACCCGCTCGGCCACCACGGACTCGTCGAGTTTGCCGTCGAAGGTCTCGGCCTCGGTGCCGTCCTCGTCGGAGTAACCGAACACGCCCACCGCGTCGAGCCGCGCGCCGTTGAGGAAGCGCTCCAGCTCGGCGACGTCCTCTTCGGTCTCGCCGGGGAACCCGACGATGACGTTGGTGCGGATGCCGGCGTTCGGCGAGTGCTCCCGGATCTGGTCGCACAGCGCGAGGAACGAGTCCGTGGAGCCGAAGCGGCGCATGCGGCGCAGCACGGTCTCGCTGGAGTGCTGGAAGGACAGATCGAAGTAGTCGGCCACACCCGGGGTGGTCGCGATGGCCTTGACCAGGCCGGGGCGTGTCTCGGCGGGCTGCAGGTACGAAACGCGGACGCGTTCGATACCGGGCACCGCGGCCAGGCGCGGCACCAGCAGCTCCAGCGCGCGGGCGCCGTCGCGGCCGAAGTCCTTGCCGTAGGAGGTGGAGTTCTCCGAGACGAGGAAGACCTCCTTGACGCCGTTCTCCGCGAGCCACATCGCCTCGGCGACGATCTCGTCCGGCTGCCGCGACACGAAGGAGCCGCGGAAGGACGGGATCGCGCAGAACGAGCAGCGGCGGTCGCAGCCGGAAGCGATCTTCAGCGCGGCCACCGGGGAGGTGTCGAGCCTGGTCCGCAGCACGCGCGGGCCCCAGCCGTGCTGCGCGTGGCCGGGCACCTCGACCGACTCGGCGGCGGTCGGGCGCTGGACCGGGCTGATCGGCAGCAGCTTGCGGCGGTCGGACGGCGTGTGCGACTCGACCTTGCGGCCGGCCACGACGTCGTCGAGACGCTCGGCGAGGTCGGCGTAGTGATCGAAGCCCAGGACCGCGTCGGCCTCGGGCAGGCTCTCGGCCAGCTCGTTGCCGTAGCGCTCGGCCATGCAGCCGACGGCGACGACCTTCTTGCCGGTGTCGGACGCCGCGAGCAGCGTGTCGACGGAGTCCTTCTTCGCGGATTCGACGAAGCCGCAGGTGTTGACGACCACGACGTCGGAGTCCTCGGGCTCGGCGGCGAGCTCCCAGCCGCCCGCCGCCAGCCGTCCGGCGAGCTCCTCGGAATCGACCTCGTTGCGGGCGCAACCGAGGGTCAACAAGGAAACGCGACGGGTGGCGACAGGATCAGTGGTGGGAGAAGGCACGTGCCTTAGGGTAGCTGGCCTGTTCGCGGGGTCGGCGATCGCTCGCTCGGGCGAGCCCTCGACCGGGCCGGGCGCCGGGGATGGCTTAATGGTGGACGTGCCCTCAGACCCTCTCCCGCACCGCCGCCCCACCGTCCGCCGGGCGCGGATCGCGGACGTCCGCAAGATCAAGGCGCTGGTCGACTCCGACGCCGGGACGGTGCTGCTGGAGAAGGAACTCGTCACCCTCTACGAGAGCGTCCAGGAGTTCTGGGTGGTCGAGGACGGCGACGACGTGCTCGGCTGCGGCGCGCTCCACGTGCTGTGGGAGGACATCGCGGAGCTGCGCACCATCGCGGTCGACAAGGACTCCCGGGGGCGCGGCATCGGGCACGCGCTGGTCGGGCAGCTGATCGACTTCGCGCGCGAGATCGGGCTGAAACGGCTGTTCGTGCTGACCTTCGAGACCCATTTCTTCGCCGGGCACGGCTTCGTCGAGATCGACGGGACGCCGGTGACCCAGGAGGTCTACGAGGAGATGCGGCGCTCGGCGGATCCGGGTGTGGCGGAGTTCCTCGACCTGCCGTACGTGAAGCCGAACACCTTGGGCAACAGCCGGATGCTGCTGGAGCTCTAGCTCTTCGCGGCGTGGCGCGCGACCCGCACCCGGTTGCCGCACAGCGACGGCGTGCACCACACCCGCCGGCTGTTGGCCGCCACGAACAGCATCGAGCAGTCGTGCGCGCCGCATCGCCGCAGCTGAGCCGCGCGCGGTCCGGACACGAGGGCGATCGCCGCGACCGCGACGGCGGCGAGGGCGATCTCCCCGCCGTCCTCGCCGTGCCAGCACGTCTCCGCTCCCCCGTCGATCAGCCGCGGACTGGTCGGGACGGCGGCCGCGGCCGCGTTCACCCGCTCCACCGCCCACGCCTCGGGCTCCCGCGCCGCCACGACCGCCTCCAGCAGTTCGCGCACCGCCGAACGCAGCCGTCTCGTCTGCTCGGGTGAAGGCGCGCTGGCGCCTTCCGGCAGAGCCTGTGCCGACCAGAACTTCGCATGGCCGTCGTCGAGCAGGTCGATCGACGGCGAGACGGCCAGCATGACCGTGTCGGCGAGGTTCACCGCGAGATCGTCACCGGGAAGCGAGTCGAGATCGAGCATGCCTTGACACTATCAGGTACTAATGGTTCTAGACAGTTTTAACCATTAGGGAGTGTTCATGGCGACCATCCGGCACCGTTCCGTCAAGCTCGGCGACGTCGAGGTCTTCTATCGCGAAGCCGGCGACCCCGAAGCGCCCGTGTTGCTCCTGCTGCACGGCTACCCGACGTCTTCGCACCAGTTCGTGCGGCTGATGCGGCGTCTCGCCGGCCGGTGGCGGCTCGTCGCCCCGGACCTGCCGGGCTTCGGCCAGACCGTCACGCCCGAGGGCTTCACGTTCACCTTCGACCGGCTCGCGGAGGTCGTCGGCGAGTTCGTGGACGCGCTGGAGCTGCGGCGATACGCGCTCTACGTCTTCGATTTCGGCGCTCCGACGGGCCTGCGGCTGGCGGTGTCGCGGCCCTCCCAGATCACGGCGCTGATCACGCAGAACGGCAACGCCTACGTCGAGGGGCTCGGCCCGGCGATGCCGGACTTCCCTTCCCTGACCGACGAAACCGAGGCGCGGCGCGGCTTCGAAGCGATCCTCGAACCGGAACAGATCCGCTACCAGTACACCGGCGCCCGCGACCCGGAGGCCATCGATCCCTCGAACTACCTGCTGGACGAGTACTTTCTCGGCCTGCCCGGCCGGGCGGAGGCGATGTTGGACCTGTTCTGGGACTACCGGAACAACCCGCCCGCGTACCCGAAGTTCCAGGCGTGGCTGCGCGAAGCCCAGCCGCCCGTGCTCGCGGTGTGGGGTCGCAACGACCCGTTCTTCGTCCCGGCGGGAGCCGAGGCTTTCCGGAAAGATGTTCCCTCGGCGGAGGTCCACCTCTTCGACACCGGGCATTTCGCGCTGGAGGAGGACCTCGAACCGATCAGCGACCTGATCGACCGCTTCCTGGCGAAGAATCTGTAGAAGGGCGGCACATGGACACCTCGGTCACCGACCACCTGCTGAGCACGACGCGGGCGGTCCGCCGCAAGCTCGACCTGGACCGGCCGGTGGAACCCGAGGTGCTCGACGAGTGCCTGCGGCTCGCGCTGCAGGCACCCACACCGGGCAACCAGCAGGCGTGGCGGTGGCTCGTCGTGCGGGAGCAGAGCGTGAAGGACCGGCTGTCCGAGCTGTTCCGGCGGGTCGGGAAGGCGTACCTGGAGACGAACGCGGCGGCACTGGGCGAGGCGATCACCGAGCCTTCCGTGGCGCGGGCGTTCGCGTCGGGACAGCACCTGATCGACGTGATCGACCGGGTGCCCGTATTCGTCATCCCGTGCCTGACCGGCAGGCCGAGCGGCGACAACGCGACCGACGCCGCGTTCTACGGCGGGATCTTCCCCGCGGTATGGAACTTCCAGCTGGCGCTGCGGTCACGCGGCCTCGGCTCGACGCTCACGACGTACCACCTGACCCACGAGGCGGAGGCGGCCGGAATCCTCGGCATCCCCGCCGACGTCACGCAGGTCGGGTTGCTGCCGGTCGCCTACACGACGACGCCGGATTTCAAACCCGCGGCGCGGGTGCCGCTGTCCGAAGTCGCGTATCTCGACGGCTGGGGCAATCCCCTTTAGGCCTTGGACACCCGCAGGGTGACCTGGTCGCCCCCCGAACTCACGGCGACCAGGTCCACCCGGCAGGCGGCGAACTCGACGGCCTGCCTGCCACCCCGTCCGGTGGAAGCGAGGGCCGCCGTCGTCCGCTCGCCGCGTCCCGGTTCGGCCAAGGTCAGCTCGACCACGGCCTCCCCTTCCCAGACGCAGACCATTCCCGCGGCGCAGCGGGAATCGGACACCAGACGAGCGAAGCGGATGCTGACGTCCTTCGACGCGACCTCGGTCGTGTCACCGGTCTTGAGGACGACGGTCTCCCCCAGCTCGACGCTGTTCTGGGCGTCGCGGGCTGGCTGAGGCCGCTGGACCGGCGCGGGCTGGGCCTGCGCCGGTTGCTCGCGCGCGGCGGAGCTGCCGGCCCCGCAGGCGAGGCCGACCAGTGCGCAGAGGACGACGAGCAGCTTCTTGAGGTCCACGGGTCAAGGACGTAGCGGAGGCTCCGGTCCGTTGCACCGGTCTTCAGTTGATCTTTTCGACCAAGGCCCAGACGCCGGTGGACGGGTTCCGACCGTGCTCGAAGCCCAACTCGACGTTGTGCTTCTTCGCGCGCTGGACAGCAGCCTCGATCCCGCTCTCGTAGTCCGCGAACCGCAACGCCGACTTGCTGAAGCCCGGCACGTGCTTGACCAGGCGTTTCGCCACGTCCCCGTAGCAGGTCAACGGCGCCGAACAAGCCTCGAAATGAAGCAGCAACCAGAACTCGAAGCACGGATTCGAGATCGCCAGATTGATCCGGAGCCTGCCGGCCGTCGCCGCGGCCTTGTCGAGGTCGAACTCGTCGACGTCGACCACGCACCACACCTCGTCGTGCGTTCCCTCCGCACGATCGCGCATTCCCGCCGCGTACTTGACCACTGTGTCCGGGTCGCCGCGCTTCGCCTTGATCTTGATGGTGACGGCCGGGTTACGCCGTGCCCGTTTGAGCCCCTCGAAATACGCGGGCTCCGTGGCCTCGGCACCGCAGACGACGAGGACCGACGTTCGCTCCTCCCTGAACGCCGACCGCCTCCGGCCACTGTTCTCCCGGCGAGTCATCTGCCCAGCACTGCCTCGGCGAAGTCACCCAGCACCGGAACGGCCCCATAGCTACCGGCGAGATAGCGCCGTTCGGTGTTCTGGTCTTTGCGCGGCTTGAAGTCCGTGAGCGGGTAAAGCTCGCTTACTCCTTGAGCGTTCTTGTCGACGAACCAGATCTGGTCTCGTTCCAGCACGCTCTCGCCGAGCATGGTGCCCAGGAGAGTCGTGTCATGGGTGGTGAAGACGAGTTGGGCACCTCGTCGATTGATGTCCTGATCACGGAACAAACCGATCAGCTCCGCCACGAGTTTGGGATGGAGGCTGGTGTCGATCTCGTCCACGACGAAGGCCCACCCGTTGTCCAGCACGGTCAGCACGGTCGGCAAGAGCCCGAGCCAATTGTTCGTCCCGGCCGATTCGTCGAACAGGCTGAAGGGCTCGGACCCCTGACCATGGTGGAGTCGTACCGAACGATGGTCGCTGCCCTTGTCCTGCCAGACGACCATGTCGGTGATCCCGGTGTCGGCGGCTCGCAGCAAGGCGATCAATCGCGCCCGGTTGTCCGGGTCCACGTCGATGAAATCGGTGACCCTTCGCTGCACTTCGAGCGGCTCCCACTGCTGATTCCTGAGCCACACCCGCAGTTCTTGTTTGAACCAGCGATAGACCGGGACCAGGGGACCCAGCTGCAGCCGGTCACAGACACTGAGCAAGAGCGCGTTCGGCTGGATCAACTCCTCCAGCACGGCGAATTTGCTCTTGAGGTCCGCGGTCGTGCTCCCGAATCGGACGCTGCCACCCTGCCGTTCGAAGATGACTCGCCGACGCTTCTCCGGATAGGTGTAGAGCCATTCCTCCACCACCCGGTCGGCCGTGGTCTCACCGTCGATCCGGAACCCATAGGTGTAACGGACGTCGTCGAGCATCAGTTCCACGACATAAGTCGACGGGCGCCTGCTGTCCCCCGAGCCGAGCCGGAAGTGACTCTGATCGAGAAGGCTCCAGTAACCCTCCACCAGGAACCTCATGGTGAAGAGACCGTCGAGCAGATTCGACTTTCCGGAGGCGTTCGCCCCGTAGATGGCCGCCACGGGAACCGCCGCGCGCTCGTCCCCCGGCATCGCGGGCATCAGGAGCAACTCCTGCTCGTCGCGAAAAGAGCGATGGTTGCCCAACCGGAAGCTTCGAAGCACCCTGATCACCTCCCTGGCAAAGTTTCAGGCCGTTCTGTGACAGTAAACCGCACAGAACGGCCTGAAGCATCATCCAGGGTCTGGTTCAGTCGTCGGAGACGTCGCCGCCGTTCGCGTCCCCGCCGCCGCGGATCATGAACAGCACCGACTCCAGCTCCTCCGGCTTGATCAGCACGTCTCGCGCCTTCGAGCCCTCCGAAGGACCGACGACCCCCCGGCTTTCCAGCAGGTCCATCAGGCGCCCGGCCTTGGCGAAGCCGACCCGCAGCTTCCGCTGCAGCATCGACGTCGAACCGAACTGCGAGGTGACGATCAGCTCGGCGGCCTGCAGCAGCACGTCGAGGTCGTCGCCGATGTCGGAGTCGATTTCCTTCTTCTCGCCCGCCTTCGCCGCGGTGACGCCGTCGGTGTAGTCCGGCTGCGCCTGCTCCTTGGCGAAGTTCACCACCG carries:
- a CDS encoding CGNR zinc finger domain-containing protein, whose translation is MLDLDSLPGDDLAVNLADTVMLAVSPSIDLLDDGHAKFWSAQALPEGASAPSPEQTRRLRSAVRELLEAVVAAREPEAWAVERVNAAAAAVPTSPRLIDGGAETCWHGEDGGEIALAAVAVAAIALVSGPRAAQLRRCGAHDCSMLFVAANSRRVWCTPSLCGNRVRVARHAAKS
- a CDS encoding nitroreductase family protein translates to MDTSVTDHLLSTTRAVRRKLDLDRPVEPEVLDECLRLALQAPTPGNQQAWRWLVVREQSVKDRLSELFRRVGKAYLETNAAALGEAITEPSVARAFASGQHLIDVIDRVPVFVIPCLTGRPSGDNATDAAFYGGIFPAVWNFQLALRSRGLGSTLTTYHLTHEAEAAGILGIPADVTQVGLLPVAYTTTPDFKPAARVPLSEVAYLDGWGNPL
- a CDS encoding RloB family protein — encoded protein: MTRRENSGRRRSAFREERTSVLVVCGAEATEPAYFEGLKRARRNPAVTIKIKAKRGDPDTVVKYAAGMRDRAEGTHDEVWCVVDVDEFDLDKAAATAGRLRINLAISNPCFEFWLLLHFEACSAPLTCYGDVAKRLVKHVPGFSKSALRFADYESGIEAAVQRAKKHNVELGFEHGRNPSTGVWALVEKIN
- a CDS encoding alpha/beta fold hydrolase; translation: MATIRHRSVKLGDVEVFYREAGDPEAPVLLLLHGYPTSSHQFVRLMRRLAGRWRLVAPDLPGFGQTVTPEGFTFTFDRLAEVVGEFVDALELRRYALYVFDFGAPTGLRLAVSRPSQITALITQNGNAYVEGLGPAMPDFPSLTDETEARRGFEAILEPEQIRYQYTGARDPEAIDPSNYLLDEYFLGLPGRAEAMLDLFWDYRNNPPAYPKFQAWLREAQPPVLAVWGRNDPFFVPAGAEAFRKDVPSAEVHLFDTGHFALEEDLEPISDLIDRFLAKNL
- a CDS encoding amino-acid N-acetyltransferase, whose amino-acid sequence is MVDVPSDPLPHRRPTVRRARIADVRKIKALVDSDAGTVLLEKELVTLYESVQEFWVVEDGDDVLGCGALHVLWEDIAELRTIAVDKDSRGRGIGHALVGQLIDFAREIGLKRLFVLTFETHFFAGHGFVEIDGTPVTQEVYEEMRRSADPGVAEFLDLPYVKPNTLGNSRMLLEL
- a CDS encoding helix-turn-helix domain-containing protein, encoding MTVLLREAIGDRLRHARTNQRRTLRDISRAARVSLGYLSEVERGQKEASSELLASICEALDLPLGELLHKVAADVSAMDNVEVAPVAEKVEAGKRRAPERESAEAGELEGGRLVSELIGNDLADLRISPPPRMSPALRTTISAPKMVAA
- the pgsA gene encoding CDP-diacylglycerol--glycerol-3-phosphate 3-phosphatidyltransferase, producing MNAAPSDAGAGEGTGGEHARVPEATPVPTLNLANLLTMSRLVLVPLFVMALFAGDGEDTFWRAIATALFAIASFTDQVDGWVARKYGLITDFGKIADPIADKALIGAALIGLSVLGELGWWVTIVIAVREIGVTLLRFWVIRHGVIPASRGGKAKTLAQIAAITAYLLPLPASAEPVRWVLMGLALVLTVVTGLDYVVRAVRLRAAGRRAAGA
- a CDS encoding AAA family ATPase, translating into MLRSFRLGNHRSFRDEQELLLMPAMPGDERAAVPVAAIYGANASGKSNLLDGLFTMRFLVEGYWSLLDQSHFRLGSGDSRRPSTYVVELMLDDVRYTYGFRIDGETTADRVVEEWLYTYPEKRRRVIFERQGGSVRFGSTTADLKSKFAVLEELIQPNALLLSVCDRLQLGPLVPVYRWFKQELRVWLRNQQWEPLEVQRRVTDFIDVDPDNRARLIALLRAADTGITDMVVWQDKGSDHRSVRLHHGQGSEPFSLFDESAGTNNWLGLLPTVLTVLDNGWAFVVDEIDTSLHPKLVAELIGLFRDQDINRRGAQLVFTTHDTTLLGTMLGESVLERDQIWFVDKNAQGVSELYPLTDFKPRKDQNTERRYLAGSYGAVPVLGDFAEAVLGR
- a CDS encoding CinA family protein, whose protein sequence is MNAETLITHLIGRGETVATAESLTAGLVCATLTEVPGSSAVVRGGLVVYATDLKAKLAGVDEDLLAAQGAVHPEVAAQLAAGARDRCGATWGLGLTGVAGPDGQDGVAPGTVHVGLAGPDVLTVRTLDLSGDRASVRAGAVSGAFALLGEHLA
- a CDS encoding carboxymuconolactone decarboxylase family protein; protein product: MDSRFDLNGTELGAKLGKRFANVSVGIKGSSLPKVTQELVSLRASQLNGCGFCVDAHAKDLAAAGEPAVRVNLVAAWRESTVFTEAEQAALALAEEGSRIVDAHQGVSDETWALVRKHYDDDQVAALVYLVAMINAANRLLVITHTKGGSYQAGTFDAN
- the rimO gene encoding 30S ribosomal protein S12 methylthiotransferase RimO, with the protein product MPSPTTDPVATRRVSLLTLGCARNEVDSEELAGRLAAGGWELAAEPEDSDVVVVNTCGFVESAKKDSVDTLLAASDTGKKVVAVGCMAERYGNELAESLPEADAVLGFDHYADLAERLDDVVAGRKVESHTPSDRRKLLPISPVQRPTAAESVEVPGHAQHGWGPRVLRTRLDTSPVAALKIASGCDRRCSFCAIPSFRGSFVSRQPDEIVAEAMWLAENGVKEVFLVSENSTSYGKDFGRDGARALELLVPRLAAVPGIERVRVSYLQPAETRPGLVKAIATTPGVADYFDLSFQHSSETVLRRMRRFGSTDSFLALCDQIREHSPNAGIRTNVIVGFPGETEEDVAELERFLNGARLDAVGVFGYSDEDGTEAETFDGKLDESVVAERVARISALVEELTSQRAEDRIGDFVDVLIEQAEDGEDPIGRAAHQAPEVDGECVLVETEDLPQLAVGDFVRCEVVDSEGVDLIVRPAPPEADR